The Filimonas lacunae genomic sequence CAACTGGTAAAATGCTTCGGTAACAACCTGTAATGAATCTTTATTCTTATCGCGGTAGGCCTTGCCATACCTTTCTCTTAGCGCGTCTTTTATCAGTGTTAAGGAGTCTTCCAGGTGATTGTATGCCTGTAAATCGTTATTCAGTGTAGTGCCACCAACACGGGCATGCTTCAACGTTTCGCCGGCAATAACCACAATATTCCCTTTTTCCAGGTACAGCGGGAAAGCTTCTTTCAGAGGCGTGTTTTCCACTGTTTTTCCAGGCGCTGGCAGGCATAGGAATGCCTTTTGCGGATGCAATGTTTTACCGGAAAATGTAAACTTCCCATTCTCATCCCGGGCAGAGTCAAAGGCTTTACTATCTGCATTCCTCCTATATAACAAATATAACTGCCGGCCCGGCTTGCCTGCTGCCATATGCACGGTTACTGTAAAGCGGGCTTCCTGTGCGGCAGCTACACACATGTTCAAACCAAAGGCCAGTAATACGCTTATCTTTTTCCCTTTCATATTTATAAGTATTTACGCAAGGCATCCATTAAATCCTGTCCACGCAGGTCTTTCGCAATGATTTTACCGGCAGGGTTCAGCAGAAAATTGGAAGGGATGGAATTGATCATATACAGCTTTGCCGGGGCGCTGGACCATCCGTTTAAATCGGACCATTGCGGCCATGTCATCCCTGCCTTTTTAAAAGCATTGATCCATTTGGCGCGTCCGTTATCTGCCTGCGCATCCAGCGATACGCCTATCACTTCAAAGTTTTTGTTTTTGAAAGCATCATACGCTTTTACCACATGGGGCATTTCTCTCAGGCAAGGCACACACCAGCTGGCCCAGAAATCGATCAATACATATTTACCTTTATAATCGCTCAGGTGATGCATGGTGCCAGCCGTATCTGTTAGTTGAAAATCCGGGGCAATGGAATCGATATCAATCCGGGCCGATTGCTTCAGCAACCCTCCATAGATCATACCTGTTCTGCTGGCTTTCAAATCATCGCTTAGATAGGCATAATATTGTTTTGCTTCCGACAGGTCGGTAACAGGGTTAATCCACCTTTTCAGTAAATCCAGGCTGGCCAATGCATTGGGATGTGCTTTTATAAATTCACCCATGGCCACCGTTTTCGCTTTCACTATCTGGTAGTATTCCTTTACAGCCGCTTCTTTTTGCACACTATCACCTTGTTCCAGCCGCTTTGCCCTGGCAGTTTCCAGGTTATTGTATTTCCACACAATGGCACGGGCAGCCTGCATCACATCATTGTTAACAGTACCTTTCACCACTACCGATTGCTGATCGGTGGGATGGAGCAATAAACTAATGGTACCTGTTTCCAGGTATACGCCAATCTGGTAGGCAGGCATGCCACCATGTTTTGCCACATACACATCCATCAATTCTCCATCAGGCGGTACAGCTACATAAGCCATCCCCTTCGTCTGCACACTTCCTTCAAACCGGAATTTACCATTCACCACTTTGGCCGAATCATGTAAGAATGCTTTATCACCACTGTAAAAAAGGTGCAGGGTAATATCTTTCGGGGCAGGTTGTACCGTGCCTTCTATTACATATTTTTCCTGCGCCTGAGCTGCAGACAGTAATGCCGTTGCCAATACCGCTGTAAGCCATTTTTTCTGTTTCATGTCTTATATGGTTTATACTTTGTTTTATTAAAATGGGAAGATGGAAAAATAAGCAGCCGAGCTATCCTTGCTTACCGGCACCGAATACACAGAACCAGTTTCACTGGTAAGTTTCACTGCCAGCAGGTAACTGGTATACTTTTTTAAGGAAGCAAAATTGGAAAGGGTAAGTTCTATACTATCCACTCCCTTTAGCGAGTTAGCCGGAATACGGATACGCTTATTAGCGATGCTGAAAGAGTTATCCGGGTAAGGTGTATAGTATCGGGAAAACTCGTACAACGTGGTAGTATCGTTGTAAACGCCTGCGTTCACATATACATCGGCAAACGGAAAGGGCGCATTTAAACCTACTGCTATTTTAATAACACCCGGCCCTGTAACACTGCCATCAGAGTTAATTCTTACAGAGGGGCTGAAGAACCACACACGGTTAAAAATAAACGGGTTGTTAGAACCTCCAGTCATCTTTGCTTTTAAAGTTTGAAAAGTCACCTGCACTTTATAAAAGATAACAGAGGGTTGCAGGCTAATACCACTTTTACCGGACAACCTTACCGGTACCAGGTAAATAGCACTGTCTTTTAATTGCGTGGCATTATTCAGCTGCACATGCAACGAATCTACAGACTCGGCATGCCCGGCTGCTATGGCAAATTTTCCGTTATTAGATGCCACAAAAGCATTGGCGGGTATAATAGGGTTGTTTTCAGAAAACATACTATTATAAGAAGTGATCAGTGCCGTATCTACCACAGCATATACCGTATCGTTGACACTAGCCGCAGCAGTAAGCTTCACTGGTATATTGGTGTAGGAATTGGTAACATGAAAGAAACTATCGTTTAATAACACAGCCACTGCATGTTCGTAGTAACTGGCATGCAGGCCTGCCATAGCTCCGCTTAATGCATCGAAATCGCTGGGTTTGTCTTTACGGCAGGCAGCTACCCAAAACAGCGCACTGACAAACAGCAGCAGGAATATTCTTTTATAGAGAGTATACATGGTATAGATAATTAATGCTATTAATAAATCACCTTGGATTTTGAACAATATTGAGGTTGTTGCTGATAACCAGCGGTGCAAACGGAAACAGGTATTTGGGCGATCCCGCCGGAAGCCTCGCCAGTTCAGTAGTACCACTGGTGCGGGTAAGGTCTTTTTGATAAGCCGCATCTTTGTTCAACCGTTTCAGATCAAACAGGCGCAAACCGCCATAATACACCAGCTCCCGTCTTCTTTCATCCAATACATAAGACAAAATGTTATCTGTAGTATAGGTTCGGGAGGTATAACTACTGGCAGTAAAGCGGTTTTTACGCAGCTGATCAACCAGCGCACCAGCATCGGCAACACTCCCTTTACGGGCCAGGCATTCTGCTTTTATCAGCATTACCTCCGGCACCCCCACACTATTATCTGTGGTAATAACCGATACGCCATTTAAAAAGCCACTGCGAAATATATCCTGGTAAAACAACCGGGTATAACGTAGGTCTGCTGTGCCTAGCAATGTTTTCAGCGTGGCACCTATCAGATGAGGAGCAGTATAGGTTTTATAGTATCCCCTGTCTATGCTAACACGGCCCAGCATAATTTCCGGATGTGCAGATAAATCAGTTAACTGGTTGGGCTGGAAATACTTTTTATTATAATCCAGCAGGGCACTTTGTAATTGCAGGGCAGAATCGGCAAAACGTTGCGCATCATCGTAATTGCCCATATACAAATAGGTTCTCGCCAGCAGGGCAAAACCGGATGCCTTGCCCGGATGAATGATATTCCTTCCCCTGGCAGGCAGGTAAGTGCTGTTTACTGCATCGGTAAGATCGGCCAATACCTGGTTGTAGGTTGTGGCTACGCTGGACCGGGCCGGACGCGCACTGGCATCCGGTGTTAGTATTAACGGTACAGCCAGATCGGTAGCCGCAGTGGTGGCATTATAAGCAGGGCCATATATATTAGCCAGTTGCAGGTAATACCAGGCACGATGTATTTTAGCTTCTGAAATAATTGTACTCCTGGTTTCTTCGGTATTCAGACTGTCCGCTTCTGCATTCCCTATCCTGTCCAGGATAATATTCAATTGCAGTATCCGGGAATAATAACCATTATACATCCAGTCCTGATCGGCCGATCCCCAGATGATACTGTTCCACAGGTAAGTGCGGCTGAAATTATTATCTGATTGCAAATGATTGTTCGACATGGTAATATCATCGGTGATCAGATCTGCCAGCAGGTTATTATTGGTACCCAGCGAGTCGTTGTTCAGCATTTCCTGGAAATCGGAAATTTTGGTAGGATTCACCGTTGTGGAAGAAGCCCGGATGTCCAGGAACTTTTTACAACTTACCAGCATCATCCCACCGGAAATACAAAGCAACAGGTATAGATATTTATACATTTTCATGATTGTCAATTTATAAGCCCAGGTTAAGCGTACAGGAATACTGACGAAGTATAGGGTTGCCTATTTTACCATCAGAGCCTACACGGGAGGGATCTATTTTGTATTTATTGCGCGCCCATACAGCCGCATTCTGCACCTGTAGTGTAAACATCAGTGAACTCAGTTTCATTCTTTTTACCAGGGCATCAGGCGCGTTCCAGCCAATCATTATTTCCTGCAAACGGATATTATCCGCCGTAATCACGTTGTTACTGGTGTTCTGTATCACGTAAGAACGGTTGCTGTTCACTCCCGAATTGGCAATGCGCGGTACATCGGTAAAGTTTTCATCACCTGGTTTGCGCCAGCGGTATTTAACAATGGCGCTTCTGTCGCCAATGCTGCTGTACGAGGGCATGTAATACTTCATTACATAGCCCCAGCTAAACACCATAGAGGTTCGGGCAAAAAAGCGTTTGAAGCTGAATTCATGTATCAGCCCGCCCGTCCACGGCGCTTTTAACACACCTGCATATACCAGGGAGGAAGCCAGCGTAGCGCTGTCAAAAGAAGCCGTTACCCCGCCTTTGGCATCATAGATCTGCGGATCGCCCTGGTTGTTAAGCCCGGCCCATTTATACGTCCACAGATTACTGGTATTATACCCGCTGCGTAAAGCAGTAGCATAACTGCTGGAGGCGCTATAAGCAGTAACAGGAACACTTTTGGCTACGTTTACATTATAAGCGCCGTTCAGCGTGAGCATATAGGAGAACGTTTTTGTTTTTACCAGCGTGTTTTTAAGAAAGAATTCAACGCCTTTATTAATAATGGTGCTGTAAGTAACCTGCGAGCTTACGCCGGTGGCAGGGTCGGTATAGGAAGGCACATAGCTGTTAAGGCCCGATGTGGTTTTGTTATAGTAACGCAAATCCAGCAGGTACCGGTCGTTGGCCATTCCAACAGCACCGTGGATTTCCCAGTTCACATTCTTCGGTGGCAGCGTGCTGAAATCGTTATTGGTAGCCAGGCTATACCCGTTTCCGGATGCCACATTAGTACCCATCATCAGGCTTAAGCCCTGGTAGGGACTGATATTCTGCATCAGGCCCCCCACTTTCAACGTAGTGATCTTTTTAGAATGGAAATAGGTTTCGCGAGCTATATCATATTCCAGCGTACCATTCAGCTGTGTTTCTCCTTCCGGCGATTTATTATAGTTCACTGCCACATTCAGCAGGTTATGCCGGAGCGATCCCTTCATACCCGCGCTCATATACCGTTGCTGGTAAGAGGTATCCTTGCTTTTATCTGTGCTGGAATACGTGGTAGTAGCACCCGATATTTTATTGGTGTTATAAGCCACATCCACAGCCAGCTTTTCACCTAATAACTTCCAGGTAAGCTTCTGGTAATAATTGATAGTGCTTTGTCCCTTTTGCTGGTTAGGCGATACGCCGTTTACCCAGATAGTATAATCGCCCCAGTACACCTGCTGATACCGGCTGTTGGTGTAAGCTACCGGCAGATCGGGCATTTTAATAACTCCCCGGCCCGCAGATAAGTACAGGGAATTGAAAAGACTACGGTCACCTTTGCGGTTAAAAAGCCGGTAAGTAATATCCAGTTTGTTATTAGACAATACCGCATAGGTGCCCTGCTGCCCATACAGGGGGCTGAGAGCATTGTTGATATCCCCACTGATAGTAAGCAGCCCATTGTAGTTGTAAGAAAGAGAGGCGTTATAGTTGATAGACCTGCTTCTGGAGGTATCGCCATTAACAGCAGTGACCAGTGTATAAGGATTGATGTTTACGCCACCGTATTGCTCAAATAAAGCATAAAAGTTTTTGATGCTGGCAGTATTGGATGGTGTGGGTAAAAAAACAGGTACACCGGTTTTAGTAGCCGGGTTATAGCCATATTGTGTGTAGCTGACCGGCTTCCACGAATAGGTGCTGGAGGCGCCCGCACCAACGGAAGCACTAAAGCTATGCTTCCCTATCTGTTTGTCGTAGTTTAAACCGGTACGTACATTCCAATCGCTTGTATGCCGGGTACCGGACATCATAATGTTACCCCAGGGTACATAAAAGTTGATGCTGCCACCTGGTGACAGTTCCCCGTAATTATCTACCAGCTGCCGCACGTAGCTGGACTGTTTATCGTAAAACGACTCTGTGGCATTTTTAGTTTGGGTAATATACACAGATGTTTTCCAGCTAAGATTATCCACCAGGTTCCAGCTCATGTTCAGCCTCGACTGCACTTGTCTTGTTCGGGCGGTAGCATTGTTTAACCGTGCATCTTCCAGCACGTTTACGCCATAGTTTCTATAACCACGCGACATAATTAAAGCATTGTAGTCGGGCGATAAAGCCGTGTTATCATATACATAATTGCCTTTGGCATCCAGCAACATCTGGTAGGGCTCTATAGCACTGCCTGCGGGATCGAAAGTGTATCCCGAAACAGCCGTACCCTGCCCATACTTTGCCAGCCAGTCAATTTTTAATTTACTATTGAGCAGGTTCCAGTGCGTATTCATATTAATACTGCCATCTTTGGAATGATTACCAATAGTGCTTTCCCGGCTGTTGTTATACATGCCTGTGATAGCAAAATTGTACAACCGGCCGCCGCCCGTGAGGGTTAATGTATGGTTTTGTTTAAAAGCATTTTGTTGCAGCAGCTGCAGTTGCTGCTCATTACTTAACCCACGCAACGAATCCCAGCTTTGGTTAAAAGCTTCTTCGGTGATCTTGCCCAGGTAACGCTGTGCCAGCAGGCGTGCAGCGGCACTGAGATTGGTGGCTGTAGGGTCCCGCCTGGTTTGAATTACAGAGTCGTAGTCTTTTACATAATCCAGGTAATCACCCGTATTCGTTTGCCTGTACTTGTCAGTAGTGTATGTAGGGGTAGGTGAAAAATAAAAGTTAGTAGCATAGTTTATCCGGATAGTACCCCGCCTGCCCCCCTTGGTTTTGATCATAATAATCCCCCCCGCAGCAGTAGCCCCCCATTTCACCAGCTCCCTGGGGTCTTTGATCACATCAATACTTTCCACGTTATTCATGGGATAATCGGCCGGAAAACCATCCTGCGGAAAGCCGTCAATAATCACCAGCATGCCCGAAGTATTACCGGAAAAACTGTTGGCCCCTCTTACCTGCGGCACTACCGTATTGGTTATAACAGTAGTAGTGATCAATACATAAATAGGCACAACATTGGGCGGATAAACAATAGTACCATCCAGCAGGCCATTAATAATGCGGTTGCCTTCTGTTTTACCTGCATAATTGAGAAACTCCTCTACACTCATCCGTACATAATCGGCCTTATAGATAACGCCACTGTTACTGGTTTGATATTGACGAAACACATCTACCGCCAACACTTTTTTGGTGGTGCTATTCACTATCTGCAGGCTCAACCCGGGCACGGTACCCTGCAGCACCTGGCCAAGGTTCATATAGCTGCGCATCGTCATATCCACCGAGGTGGTAGGGTCTTTTTTCTCCTGCTTAAAAGTTTCTACCTGTATGCCTTTTAAAAAGCCCGGTTGTTCTTTTAAACGTATCGCAAACATCTGCTCACCGCTAAACTCCACAGAGTCGGCAATAAATCCAATAGCACTCATCTTCAACACATCGTGGCTGGTGCCTGCTATATCAAAACTGCCATCTGATTGGGTAAGGGCCTGCAACCCGGGCCGGCTGAGGTTTCGTATAGATACGCCATGCAACGGGTTGCCGGCGCTGTCTTTTACCACCCCGTGAATCAATGAATCCTGGGTGGCCGTACTGGTTACCGCAGGCGCCAAAGTAGCCGGGCCACCTTTAGAAGCACGCACCTTTCGGGCAGTGAGCACAATAGTTTTACCGGAAATGGAATAATCAAAAGGCTGCGTGTGGAATATAGAATCCAATGCTGCCCGTAAGGGACAACTGGCAAGACGCAGGGACGCAATGGGCCGGGCATTTTCTATCAACTCATCTTTATAAAAAACATCAAAACCCGATTGCCGCTTTACTTCATTCATAGCCTGTGTAAAGCTGGCATTGGTAAGTTTGAGTGTAATGTTCTGGGCAGATGCAAAGTGCATGCTGAGGGCGAAAGAAAGCAACAGCAGCACTTTTAGCCCATGTGGTGATAAATAACGGGAAAGCATAGTTTTGGTATGTTTAAATGAAGAATCCTTTTTTGCCTGCTGGCAGCCGGCTTATCTTTTATTGCCAGCCAGCACTGTAACCGTATGGTCGGCAACCTCGAATTGTACGCCACTCAGCTCCAGCACCTTCAACACCTCCGCCAGGTTTTGACTCATGGAAATGCTGCCGGAGAATTTTGAATGCTGATCAAAACCTTTTTCAAACAGAACCTCTACGGCATACCAACGCTGTATTTTTCTCATAACGCCGCTGATATCTGCCCTGGTAAAAACAAACTTGTCGTTCAT encodes the following:
- a CDS encoding RagB/SusD family nutrient uptake outer membrane protein, whose translation is MKMYKYLYLLLCISGGMMLVSCKKFLDIRASSTTVNPTKISDFQEMLNNDSLGTNNNLLADLITDDITMSNNHLQSDNNFSRTYLWNSIIWGSADQDWMYNGYYSRILQLNIILDRIGNAEADSLNTEETRSTIISEAKIHRAWYYLQLANIYGPAYNATTAATDLAVPLILTPDASARPARSSVATTYNQVLADLTDAVNSTYLPARGRNIIHPGKASGFALLARTYLYMGNYDDAQRFADSALQLQSALLDYNKKYFQPNQLTDLSAHPEIMLGRVSIDRGYYKTYTAPHLIGATLKTLLGTADLRYTRLFYQDIFRSGFLNGVSVITTDNSVGVPEVMLIKAECLARKGSVADAGALVDQLRKNRFTASSYTSRTYTTDNILSYVLDERRRELVYYGGLRLFDLKRLNKDAAYQKDLTRTSGTTELARLPAGSPKYLFPFAPLVISNNLNIVQNPR
- a CDS encoding DUF1735 domain-containing protein, giving the protein MYTLYKRIFLLLFVSALFWVAACRKDKPSDFDALSGAMAGLHASYYEHAVAVLLNDSFFHVTNSYTNIPVKLTAAASVNDTVYAVVDTALITSYNSMFSENNPIIPANAFVASNNGKFAIAAGHAESVDSLHVQLNNATQLKDSAIYLVPVRLSGKSGISLQPSVIFYKVQVTFQTLKAKMTGGSNNPFIFNRVWFFSPSVRINSDGSVTGPGVIKIAVGLNAPFPFADVYVNAGVYNDTTTLYEFSRYYTPYPDNSFSIANKRIRIPANSLKGVDSIELTLSNFASLKKYTSYLLAVKLTSETGSVYSVPVSKDSSAAYFSIFPF
- a CDS encoding TonB-dependent receptor plug domain-containing protein translates to MLSRYLSPHGLKVLLLLSFALSMHFASAQNITLKLTNASFTQAMNEVKRQSGFDVFYKDELIENARPIASLRLASCPLRAALDSIFHTQPFDYSISGKTIVLTARKVRASKGGPATLAPAVTSTATQDSLIHGVVKDSAGNPLHGVSIRNLSRPGLQALTQSDGSFDIAGTSHDVLKMSAIGFIADSVEFSGEQMFAIRLKEQPGFLKGIQVETFKQEKKDPTTSVDMTMRSYMNLGQVLQGTVPGLSLQIVNSTTKKVLAVDVFRQYQTSNSGVIYKADYVRMSVEEFLNYAGKTEGNRIINGLLDGTIVYPPNVVPIYVLITTTVITNTVVPQVRGANSFSGNTSGMLVIIDGFPQDGFPADYPMNNVESIDVIKDPRELVKWGATAAGGIIMIKTKGGRRGTIRINYATNFYFSPTPTYTTDKYRQTNTGDYLDYVKDYDSVIQTRRDPTATNLSAAARLLAQRYLGKITEEAFNQSWDSLRGLSNEQQLQLLQQNAFKQNHTLTLTGGGRLYNFAITGMYNNSRESTIGNHSKDGSINMNTHWNLLNSKLKIDWLAKYGQGTAVSGYTFDPAGSAIEPYQMLLDAKGNYVYDNTALSPDYNALIMSRGYRNYGVNVLEDARLNNATARTRQVQSRLNMSWNLVDNLSWKTSVYITQTKNATESFYDKQSSYVRQLVDNYGELSPGGSINFYVPWGNIMMSGTRHTSDWNVRTGLNYDKQIGKHSFSASVGAGASSTYSWKPVSYTQYGYNPATKTGVPVFLPTPSNTASIKNFYALFEQYGGVNINPYTLVTAVNGDTSRSRSINYNASLSYNYNGLLTISGDINNALSPLYGQQGTYAVLSNNKLDITYRLFNRKGDRSLFNSLYLSAGRGVIKMPDLPVAYTNSRYQQVYWGDYTIWVNGVSPNQQKGQSTINYYQKLTWKLLGEKLAVDVAYNTNKISGATTTYSSTDKSKDTSYQQRYMSAGMKGSLRHNLLNVAVNYNKSPEGETQLNGTLEYDIARETYFHSKKITTLKVGGLMQNISPYQGLSLMMGTNVASGNGYSLATNNDFSTLPPKNVNWEIHGAVGMANDRYLLDLRYYNKTTSGLNSYVPSYTDPATGVSSQVTYSTIINKGVEFFLKNTLVKTKTFSYMLTLNGAYNVNVAKSVPVTAYSASSSYATALRSGYNTSNLWTYKWAGLNNQGDPQIYDAKGGVTASFDSATLASSLVYAGVLKAPWTGGLIHEFSFKRFFARTSMVFSWGYVMKYYMPSYSSIGDRSAIVKYRWRKPGDENFTDVPRIANSGVNSNRSYVIQNTSNNVITADNIRLQEIMIGWNAPDALVKRMKLSSLMFTLQVQNAAVWARNKYKIDPSRVGSDGKIGNPILRQYSCTLNLGL
- a CDS encoding redoxin domain-containing protein, with amino-acid sequence MKQKKWLTAVLATALLSAAQAQEKYVIEGTVQPAPKDITLHLFYSGDKAFLHDSAKVVNGKFRFEGSVQTKGMAYVAVPPDGELMDVYVAKHGGMPAYQIGVYLETGTISLLLHPTDQQSVVVKGTVNNDVMQAARAIVWKYNNLETARAKRLEQGDSVQKEAAVKEYYQIVKAKTVAMGEFIKAHPNALASLDLLKRWINPVTDLSEAKQYYAYLSDDLKASRTGMIYGGLLKQSARIDIDSIAPDFQLTDTAGTMHHLSDYKGKYVLIDFWASWCVPCLREMPHVVKAYDAFKNKNFEVIGVSLDAQADNGRAKWINAFKKAGMTWPQWSDLNGWSSAPAKLYMINSIPSNFLLNPAGKIIAKDLRGQDLMDALRKYL